The Sesamum indicum cultivar Zhongzhi No. 13 linkage group LG6, S_indicum_v1.0, whole genome shotgun sequence genomic interval AACCCTGAGAAGATAGAGGCAATACTGAAGCTAAAGTCGCCAACCACCGTTAAAGAAGTCCAGAAACTTACTGGTAAGCTCGCATCCCTCAGtcgttttatttcaaaatcctCAGATAAAAATCTACCTCTTTAAAGTGTTGAGGAAAACCAAGAATTATGAGTGGACTGACGAGTGTGAGCGAGCATTTCAAGACCTAAAAACATACTTGCGTTCACCACCGCTGCTCACGAATCCAAAAGGAAATTAGGTGCTGTGTGTGTATCTGGCTGTTTTTGACAATGCAGTTAGTTCAGCCTTGGTCAGAGAAGAAGATGGGGTGCAGAGTCCGACATACTATGTGAGCAAGATGTTGCAAGGAGCGGAGAAAAGGTATGCACAGATTGAGAGGTTAGCACTTGCGCTTATTGTAACAGCCCGTAAACTGCGACCTTACTTCCAAGGTCATCGCATAGTCGTCCTAACCAATCATCCACTCCGTAATGTATTGGCGCGACCAGAGGCCTCGGGTAGGCTTGTGAAGTGGGCAGTAGAACTGGGagaatttgatattgaatacCAAGCTCGTATGGCATTGAAAGGACAAGTGTTGGCAGATTTCATGGTCGAGCTCGTCGGCGAGCCTGAGACCGAGCCCGAGCTGGATAAATGGATGTTGCATGTGGACGGATCCTCTAATGCAGGAAATGGAGGAATTGGGATATTGATACAGGGTTCGAAAAACATGGAGATCGAGATCGCAACACGACTATCTTTTCCGGTCACTAATAATGAAGCTGAATATGAAGCTCTTATCATGGGTTTGGAGCTGTCGCTAGAAGCGGGTGCGAAAGATTTGGAAGTGTTCACAGATTCGCAACTTGTTGCTTTACAGATAGAGGGCACTTACGAGACCAAAGAAGAGAGCATGATATTATACCACACCAAAGCGAAATCCATAATGTCCAAATTTAACAAGTGCCAGGTGCATCAAATTCCACGGCATGAAAATGACAGAGCCGGTTCATTATAAAAGTTTGGGGCTACTCTGTCAGGAATTAGAGATCGCAAGATTACTGTGATGATCAAAGAAACATCCGCGATCACTGAGAGTGTTGAGGTTAATGCAGTAAATGAAAAGCCGTCATGGAAGGATGAGATCGTCCGATATTTGAAAGAAGGAAGTTTACCTGATGACCCCATTGGTGCGCGAAGACTGAAGGCAAGAGCAACTCGTTTTACGTTGGTTGACGAacaattatacaaaagaaCCATAGAGGGACCTTTATTGAAATGTCTTGATCCGGAGAAATCTGAATACGTTATGAGGGAAATTCATGAAGGGAGTTGTGGAAATCACTCTAGGGGAAGATCGTTAGCACAAAAAGTTATCAGACAAGGATATCTTTGGCCAACCCTAGTGAAAGACACGAAAGAGTTAGTCTAGAAGTGCGAGGCCTGTCAAAAATTTGCAGTACAGATTCACGCACCTGTGACCAAGATGGAACAAGTTAAGATTGCTTGTCCCTTTGATCAATGGGGGATAGACATCTTAGGGCCTTTCCCCACCGCGCGATatcagaaaaaattcattgtggTAGCCGTGGAGTATTTCTCCAAATGGGTAGAAGCAGAGGCTGTGGCTAAGGTGACAGAGGGGAACATGATCGAGTTTATATGGAAGAACATCATATGTCGATTCAGGGTCCctagaattttaa includes:
- the LOC105165873 gene encoding uncharacterized protein LOC105165873, which translates into the protein MRPVQQKKRNFTDLNKACPKDPYPLPRIDALVDSTAGYELFSMMDAYQGYHQIFMAEEDQSKTSFVTERGIYCYKVMPFGLKNAGATYQRLVNKMFEDQIGRTMEVYVDDMLVKSSRSQDHIVYLEQTFATLREFRMKLNPMKCTFGVTGEKFLGYLVSERGIEMNPEKIEAILKLKSPTTVKEVQKLTVSSALVREEDGVQSPTYYVSKMLQGAEKRYAQIERLALALIVTARKLRPYFQGHRIVVLTNHPLRNVLARPEASGRLVKWAVELGEFDIEYQARMALKGQVLADFMVELVGEPETEPELDKWMLHVDGSSNAGNGGIGILIQGSKNMEIEIATRLSFPVTNNEAEYEALIMGLELSLEAGAKDLEVFTDSQLVALQIEGTYETKEESMILYHTKAKSIMSKFNKCQFGATLSGIRDRKITVMIKETSAITESVEVNAVNEKPSWKDEIVRYLKEGSLPDDPIGARRLKARATRFTLVDEQLYKRTIEGPLLKCLDPEKSEYVMREIHEGSCGNHSRGRSLAQKVIRQGYLWPTLVKDTKELV